In one window of Prosthecobacter fusiformis DNA:
- a CDS encoding prenyltransferase/squalene oxidase repeat-containing protein translates to MSTFPSGILAEMRTWTNLSGQTLQAEMLGVDIASKLLRLRRADGQEFSIPIGTLNAADVAYAAERWKVMQAAGPNMSLVPALQNLPPRYASRCSDQARLARLKAHGGNEQVEEAVKRSLAWLKTQQNPDGSWGALRLTMTGHTAFVLQCFTGHCETPDSPNYGDTVMKAALYLIQKGQSDTHGILASDSKSNVGAYEHALATTALGELYVLTNKGTTVIPGLKETFQKAVQITLARQGAEGSWDYFTKQLADGEPVSQRGDLSLTHWLHQSLLVARESALPVPGLDKGIKKVVEYLESVQTKEGGFGNQNKDAHYNQWHLSGGAILGVQTLGTNSSAEASKGIRFLRDFLEKEPLDWDTRCNLYSWAGYTPAFFHAGGDHWNFYQAQWLPEMLSAQLPDGSFKLGKADWPASAAIADVYRQALSTLQLQVFYRYSNVP, encoded by the coding sequence ATGAGCACCTTTCCCTCTGGAATCTTAGCGGAGATGCGCACCTGGACCAATCTCAGCGGCCAGACTTTGCAGGCTGAAATGCTAGGTGTGGACATTGCGTCAAAGTTGCTTCGACTCCGTCGTGCAGACGGACAGGAGTTCTCTATCCCGATCGGTACTCTCAATGCGGCTGATGTGGCCTATGCCGCCGAACGTTGGAAAGTCATGCAGGCTGCGGGTCCGAATATGTCTTTAGTTCCTGCACTCCAGAACCTGCCTCCCCGTTATGCCAGCCGTTGCTCTGACCAGGCACGGCTCGCTCGCTTGAAGGCCCATGGGGGCAATGAGCAGGTGGAGGAAGCGGTGAAGCGCTCCCTGGCCTGGCTGAAAACCCAGCAGAACCCGGATGGCTCCTGGGGAGCACTTCGATTAACAATGACTGGCCATACGGCCTTCGTGTTGCAGTGCTTCACCGGACACTGTGAAACACCAGACTCACCCAACTATGGAGATACCGTGATGAAGGCGGCCCTTTATCTCATCCAGAAAGGGCAGTCGGATACCCACGGCATCCTGGCCTCGGATAGCAAGTCGAATGTAGGAGCTTATGAGCATGCCCTGGCCACCACGGCGCTGGGGGAGCTTTATGTGCTGACAAACAAGGGCACAACTGTCATCCCCGGCTTGAAGGAAACGTTTCAAAAGGCAGTGCAAATCACTCTGGCTCGGCAGGGGGCGGAGGGTTCATGGGATTATTTCACCAAGCAGTTGGCGGATGGTGAACCCGTCTCCCAACGTGGAGACCTATCGCTCACCCATTGGTTGCATCAGTCTCTGCTAGTCGCTCGGGAGTCGGCTCTGCCAGTCCCTGGTTTGGATAAAGGTATCAAAAAGGTGGTGGAATATCTGGAGTCCGTCCAGACGAAGGAAGGAGGATTCGGCAATCAAAACAAGGATGCTCATTACAATCAGTGGCATCTTTCAGGCGGAGCCATTTTGGGCGTGCAGACCTTAGGCACCAACAGCAGCGCAGAGGCATCCAAAGGCATCCGTTTTCTGCGGGATTTCCTCGAAAAAGAACCCTTGGACTGGGATACTCGCTGCAACCTGTATAGCTGGGCAGGATATACCCCCGCTTTCTTTCATGCCGGGGGAGATCACTGGAATTTCTATCAGGCGCAGTGGCTGCCAGAGATGCTCTCCGCCCAACTTCCAGATGGAAGCTTCAAACTGGGCAAGGCCGATTGGCCTGCCAGCGCGGCCATCGCGGATGTCTATCGACAGGCACTTTCCACCCTGCAGCTCCAGGTCTTTTACCGCTATTCGAATGTGCCTTGA
- a CDS encoding sulfite oxidase — MINSSPKSPRQPSGVQSAAAQDNEQVCGEKDTSLNRRGFLSRVSLATMTAALGAEIVFGDKMPSGLVPVALAQTAAPLTIPGKEGLTLFTDRPLVAETPAHLLDDEITPAKHLFIRNNGLPPSLEQTEPIKWTLEISGESCEKPITLTLQELKEKFEHHTLQIVLECAGNGRSEFNPPATGTQWTTGGVGCPTWTGVRLRDVLKHAGIKPDAVYVGYYGADFHLSGDPARQPISRGAPIQKALEDESMIAFAMNGEDIPFQNGHPLRLIFGGWAGSTCGKWLKRIVIRDREHDGEKMTGHSYRMPRYPVAPGTKVPEEDMDVIAAMPVKSLITFPKSGITHPVGEILNVRGHAWTGEGDIREVHVSMDFGITWHKTELRPAANRYAWQHWSTTLNLPKKGYYEIWARALDSQGRSQPMVLPGWNPEGYLNNTCHRIAIQAV, encoded by the coding sequence ATGATAAATTCCTCTCCCAAGTCCCCTCGGCAACCGTCTGGAGTCCAGAGCGCCGCTGCCCAGGACAACGAACAGGTTTGTGGGGAAAAGGATACTTCCCTGAACCGCCGTGGGTTCCTGAGCCGGGTCAGCCTGGCCACCATGACCGCCGCCCTGGGTGCTGAGATTGTCTTTGGAGACAAGATGCCATCCGGCTTGGTTCCCGTAGCGCTGGCCCAGACCGCTGCCCCCCTCACCATTCCAGGAAAAGAAGGCCTGACCCTTTTCACTGACAGGCCACTTGTCGCCGAGACCCCGGCTCATTTGCTGGATGACGAAATCACCCCGGCCAAGCATCTCTTCATCCGCAACAACGGCCTGCCCCCATCCCTGGAGCAAACAGAACCAATCAAATGGACCCTCGAAATTTCCGGGGAAAGCTGTGAAAAACCCATCACGCTGACGCTCCAGGAACTGAAGGAAAAATTCGAGCACCACACCCTGCAAATAGTGCTGGAATGCGCCGGCAACGGCCGCAGCGAATTCAATCCGCCCGCCACCGGCACCCAATGGACCACAGGCGGTGTCGGCTGCCCGACCTGGACCGGAGTCCGCCTGCGGGATGTGCTGAAACACGCCGGCATCAAACCCGATGCCGTGTATGTCGGTTATTACGGGGCCGATTTCCATCTGTCCGGGGATCCTGCCAGACAACCCATCTCCCGTGGTGCTCCTATTCAAAAGGCCCTGGAGGATGAATCCATGATCGCCTTCGCCATGAATGGTGAGGACATCCCTTTTCAGAACGGTCATCCGCTGCGGCTGATCTTTGGCGGCTGGGCAGGATCCACCTGTGGCAAATGGCTCAAGCGCATCGTTATCCGTGATCGTGAGCATGACGGAGAGAAGATGACCGGTCACTCCTACCGCATGCCAAGGTATCCTGTGGCTCCGGGGACCAAGGTGCCAGAGGAAGACATGGATGTCATTGCCGCCATGCCGGTCAAGTCTCTCATCACCTTTCCCAAATCCGGCATCACCCATCCGGTGGGAGAGATCCTGAATGTGCGTGGGCATGCCTGGACGGGCGAGGGCGACATCCGTGAGGTTCATGTCTCCATGGATTTCGGCATCACCTGGCATAAAACAGAGTTGCGTCCCGCCGCCAACCGCTATGCCTGGCAGCACTGGTCCACCACGCTCAACCTGCCCAAAAAGGGCTACTATGAAATCTGGGCTCGCGCCCTGGATAGCCAGGGCCGCAGCCAGCCCATGGTACTGCCCGGCTGGAATCCAGAGGGTTACCTGAATAACACCTGCCATCGCATCGCCATTCAGGCCGTTTAA
- a CDS encoding S41 family peptidase, whose protein sequence is MRIVLASSIFLAAGFSLQAATPAGSPAPGSNIPADQPVKPTVEKSPLPAPKPPPQDAYRQMELLTRAMETIRQSYVDESKVTYEELVEGALEGMLRRLDPHCEYMGTSLFEDMQREQSDTSEGVGITVSLIEGVLTIITVREDGPASRAGVLAGDQMVRIGEVLTDSVGVAEAIQLLQGKAGDTMKLTVRRPGTRQFLEFSLVRETLTETSVHDSMLLVPKLAGDYKVGYARISQYTHSTTKDLSDSLDELEKAGMQAFVLDLRNNPGGLLDSAVAVCGEFLPEGTIVVTTEGRIASQNPPPYRTPNREGKKPRRYPIAVLINHGSASAAEITAGALQDLKRAIVVGTTSFGKGSVQSILPMKNGAAMRLTTAKYYTPSHRTIHEHGVEPNIVSVLTTDEEMKVAKWRNSHGTGEAAAIEIANLGDKQLERAVDALKGVLVFDTFQAKAKPIAPPDVPRALPAKDAP, encoded by the coding sequence ATGCGTATCGTTCTGGCCTCCAGCATTTTTTTGGCCGCAGGCTTCAGCCTTCAGGCTGCCACCCCTGCGGGGAGTCCTGCACCAGGATCCAACATTCCTGCTGATCAGCCCGTGAAGCCGACTGTGGAAAAGAGTCCGCTGCCTGCTCCGAAGCCGCCGCCACAGGATGCCTATCGCCAGATGGAATTGCTCACCCGGGCGATGGAAACTATCCGCCAGAGCTATGTGGATGAATCCAAAGTCACGTATGAGGAACTCGTCGAAGGGGCGCTCGAGGGTATGCTGCGCCGACTGGACCCACACTGCGAATACATGGGCACCAGTCTGTTCGAAGACATGCAGCGGGAGCAGAGCGATACCTCGGAAGGAGTCGGCATCACCGTTTCCCTGATTGAAGGTGTGCTGACCATCATCACCGTGCGTGAAGATGGCCCTGCCTCCAGGGCGGGGGTATTGGCGGGCGACCAGATGGTGCGTATAGGCGAGGTGCTGACGGATAGCGTCGGCGTGGCTGAGGCTATCCAACTTCTGCAAGGGAAAGCCGGGGATACCATGAAGCTCACAGTGCGCCGCCCCGGTACTCGTCAGTTTCTGGAATTCAGCTTGGTGCGAGAGACCCTAACGGAAACATCCGTGCATGATTCTATGCTGCTGGTGCCGAAGCTGGCAGGGGATTATAAAGTTGGTTATGCCCGCATCTCCCAGTATACCCATTCCACGACCAAGGATCTGAGCGATTCGCTGGATGAGCTGGAGAAGGCAGGCATGCAGGCCTTTGTCCTGGACCTGCGGAACAACCCCGGCGGCCTGCTGGACAGTGCCGTGGCTGTATGCGGCGAATTCCTTCCAGAGGGTACCATTGTGGTCACTACGGAGGGCCGTATAGCCTCGCAGAATCCGCCACCTTATCGCACACCGAATCGTGAGGGTAAAAAGCCGCGCCGTTATCCCATCGCCGTATTGATCAATCACGGCAGCGCCAGTGCGGCGGAGATCACAGCTGGAGCTTTGCAGGATCTGAAACGTGCTATTGTGGTCGGTACGACCAGCTTTGGCAAAGGCTCTGTCCAGAGTATATTGCCGATGAAAAATGGCGCGGCCATGCGCCTCACCACGGCCAAATACTATACCCCCAGCCATCGGACCATCCATGAGCATGGAGTGGAGCCTAACATTGTTTCCGTACTCACCACGGATGAGGAAATGAAGGTGGCCAAATGGCGCAACAGCCACGGCACCGGTGAAGCGGCAGCCATTGAGATCGCCAACTTGGGCGATAAGCAACTTGAACGCGCCGTGGATGCTTTGAAGGGAGTGCTGGTATTCGATACCTTTCAGGCCAAGGCCAAGCCCATCGCTCCGCCTGATGTGCCGCGTGCACTGCCTGCCAAAGATGCTCCTTGA
- a CDS encoding SDR family oxidoreductase yields the protein MAPQALITGGAGDLAQAIQRELESQGWMVHAPSHVEMDVTDKAQVQAVIGALPRLDLLVHNAGFLRDASMLKMSESDFHDVLQVHLKGAFLTAQAALKLMVKQRQGHIITIGSFSAISGPAGQANYAAAKAGLVSLTQSLAAEYGPRNIRANCVLPGFLETKMSRSLLEKQRPQIEAAHALGRLNTVEDAARFIAFLHTMQNVSGQVFQLDSRVRRWT from the coding sequence ATGGCTCCCCAGGCCCTTATCACAGGCGGTGCGGGGGATCTGGCCCAGGCTATTCAACGAGAACTGGAAAGCCAGGGCTGGATGGTGCATGCGCCGTCACATGTTGAAATGGATGTCACGGACAAGGCGCAGGTACAGGCGGTGATCGGCGCGCTACCACGGCTGGATCTGCTGGTTCACAATGCAGGATTCTTGCGGGATGCTTCGATGTTGAAGATGTCCGAAAGTGACTTTCATGACGTGCTTCAAGTGCATCTCAAAGGAGCGTTTCTGACTGCCCAGGCAGCCTTGAAACTCATGGTTAAACAGCGCCAGGGGCACATCATCACGATTGGCTCTTTCAGCGCCATTTCAGGTCCTGCCGGGCAGGCAAACTATGCGGCTGCGAAAGCCGGGCTAGTCTCCCTTACTCAAAGTCTGGCGGCTGAATACGGTCCTCGGAACATCCGCGCCAACTGTGTGCTGCCCGGATTCCTGGAGACCAAGATGAGCCGTTCCTTGCTGGAGAAACAGCGACCCCAAATCGAAGCGGCCCATGCTCTGGGAAGACTGAACACGGTGGAGGATGCGGCGCGTTTCATCGCGTTTCTACACACGATGCAAAACGTCAGCGGACAGGTCTTCCAGCTGGACAGCCGGGTGCGGCGGTGGACGTAA